The proteins below are encoded in one region of Pirellulales bacterium:
- the uppS gene encoding di-trans,poly-cis-decaprenylcistransferase, which yields MDGNGRWAKRQGRPRIEGHRRGVASVRACVEECARLHLAQLTLYCLSSENWKRPREELDFLMHLLEQYMIEERATLMKENVRLTVIGRREGIPDSVAREMDKTIAMTAGNTGLLLCLAINYGSRGEIADAVRAIAQKVRDGQLDPATIDESTVAAHLYTAGMPDPDLVIRTAGEMRISNYLLWQISYAEIWVTPLCWPDFREAELHRAICDYASRDRRFGGLNE from the coding sequence ATGGATGGCAATGGCCGCTGGGCAAAACGTCAGGGGCGCCCGCGCATCGAAGGGCACCGCCGCGGCGTTGCCAGCGTCCGCGCGTGCGTCGAAGAGTGCGCGCGGCTGCACCTCGCGCAACTGACGCTGTACTGCCTATCGAGCGAAAACTGGAAGCGGCCGCGCGAGGAACTCGATTTCCTCATGCACCTGCTCGAACAGTACATGATCGAAGAGCGTGCCACGTTGATGAAAGAAAACGTGCGCCTCACCGTCATCGGCCGGCGCGAGGGGATTCCCGACTCGGTCGCGCGCGAGATGGACAAGACCATCGCCATGACCGCGGGCAACACGGGCCTGCTCTTGTGCCTGGCGATCAACTACGGTTCGCGGGGCGAGATCGCCGACGCTGTGCGGGCGATTGCCCAAAAGGTGCGTGACGGCCAACTCGATCCCGCGACGATCGACGAATCGACCGTCGCGGCCCATCTCTACACGGCGGGCATGCCCGACCCCGACCTGGTGATCCGCACCGCCGGCGAGATGCGGATCAGCAATTACCTGCTGTGGCAAATCAGCTACGCCGAGATCTGGGTCACCCCGCTCTGCTGGCCCGACTTTCGCGAGGCGGAGCTGCACCGCGCGATTTGCGACTATGCGTCGCGCGATCGTCGTTTTGGCGGATTGAACGAATGA
- a CDS encoding adenylosuccinate synthase, which produces MPGTCVIGLQWGDEAKGKIVDLLTEHHEIVVRYQGGANAGHTVVTDGQTYKLSLIPSGILRPGVQCVVTGGAVINPPSFLGEIDTLRGRDVEVGQNLMLSDRAHVIFPWHVEEDRLVDKGTSDGEAIGTTLRGIGPCYRDKVGRSHAIRIGDLYRANFKEQVERIAREKTAALDTLAAGRDYERFDAARVYKEYSNFAEQLKPFVADTTAYLLDAVESGKRVLFEGAQGALLDVDHGTFPYVTSSNSSGVGIASGSGIPGRYMQKIIGVIKAYSTRVGGGPFPTEQDNEIGQHIRDRGNEYGTVTRRPRRCGWFDAVAVRYTARLSGVDVLSVMLLDVLSELEEIKICTAYEIEGRRVTNFPSQVDDLRRVVPIYESSPGWKQDITGVRRMADLPVEARKYLQKIGEIIGRPVEIVSVGPDRQQTILG; this is translated from the coding sequence GTGCCTGGGACGTGCGTTATCGGTCTGCAATGGGGTGACGAGGCCAAGGGCAAGATCGTCGACCTGCTGACCGAGCACCATGAGATCGTCGTTCGCTACCAGGGGGGGGCGAACGCCGGACACACCGTCGTCACCGACGGTCAGACCTACAAGCTCTCGCTGATCCCCAGCGGCATCCTTCGGCCGGGCGTGCAGTGCGTCGTCACCGGTGGCGCGGTGATCAATCCCCCCAGCTTCCTGGGCGAGATCGACACGCTCCGCGGCCGCGACGTCGAGGTGGGGCAGAACCTCATGCTCAGCGACCGCGCGCACGTGATCTTCCCCTGGCACGTCGAAGAGGACCGGCTCGTCGACAAGGGCACGTCGGACGGCGAGGCGATCGGCACCACCTTGCGCGGCATCGGCCCTTGCTATCGCGACAAGGTTGGCCGTTCGCACGCCATCCGCATCGGCGATCTCTATCGCGCGAATTTCAAGGAACAGGTCGAGCGCATCGCCAGGGAAAAGACCGCCGCGCTCGATACGCTGGCCGCGGGGCGCGACTACGAACGCTTCGACGCCGCCCGCGTGTACAAGGAGTATTCAAACTTCGCCGAACAATTAAAACCCTTCGTCGCCGACACCACGGCTTACCTGCTCGACGCGGTCGAGTCGGGCAAGCGTGTCCTCTTCGAAGGCGCCCAAGGCGCCCTGCTCGACGTCGATCACGGCACGTTCCCCTACGTCACGAGCAGCAACAGCTCGGGCGTCGGCATCGCCAGCGGCTCGGGCATACCGGGCCGTTATATGCAGAAGATCATCGGCGTGATCAAGGCCTACTCGACGCGCGTCGGGGGGGGGCCCTTTCCCACCGAGCAGGACAACGAGATCGGCCAGCACATTCGCGATCGCGGCAACGAATACGGCACCGTGACGCGGCGGCCGCGCCGCTGCGGTTGGTTCGATGCCGTGGCGGTGCGTTACACGGCCCGGCTGAGCGGCGTCGATGTCCTCTCGGTCATGTTGCTCGACGTCCTCAGCGAGCTCGAAGAGATCAAGATCTGCACGGCTTATGAGATCGAGGGTCGCCGTGTGACGAACTTTCCCAGCCAGGTCGACGACCTGCGCCGCGTCGTGCCGATCTACGAATCGTCTCCCGGCTGGAAGCAGGACATCACGGGCGTGCGCCGCATGGCCGATCTGCCGGTCGAGGCCCGCAAGTATCTGCAGAAAATCGGCGAGATCATCGGCCGGCCGGTCGAGATCGTCTCGGTCGGTCCCGATCGGCAGCAGACCATTCTGGGGTGA
- a CDS encoding APC family permease: MRFDWHDGNEIQIGNALLNPREEFHEQQAAAANAAQESSAAGAESRNLGCEVAAPDYADRVKELLVGKPVDLNDRTIFKRLSLIAFFAWVAVGSDLLSSSCYGPPAAFETLAGHHELAPFLALMTIGTVGLISLCYARLVEHFPHGGGGYIVASKLLGPRWGVVSGSALLVDYVLTITVSVAAAGDAIGGMFGAEVLHWKLPAELAAVVLLIVLNLRGLKESVIAVLPIFLLFLVTHALLVGGTLTIGLPEIGAVAHEVSTGLTNSVRDPQLGLLGVCLLLLHAYSLGAGTYTGIEAVSNTMPVLREPRVKTAQRTLLYMALSLSIVAGGLLLGYMLLAVKPVGHETFNHALARALVGEVGLGGSWIGSAFIGLTLLAEGALLIVAAQAGFVDGPRVLAYMAQDYWVPNRFASLSERLTAHYGILLMGFAALGLLLFSEGSVALLVVMYSINVFITFSLSMISMCRLWNGERRKGNPLWRKRLALFGLGAALCVSVLAVTIVSKFTAGGWHTLAVTALCIVVCFFIRRHYVAVQAELAKLDQQAQDLETPSGGTLAPIDPSKRTAVIAVSSYGGLGVQILRKALRFLPGYFDNVVFLSVGVVDSGVFKGEESFEGLRAHTAASLSKYVAYARRAGLPATSYMTIGTDPVRCLEELCVETAKQYPHSTFFAGHLIFGRDTWLNRILHNQLPMAIERRLQYAGLPVVVLPIKVG, from the coding sequence ATGCGGTTCGACTGGCACGACGGGAACGAAATTCAAATAGGGAACGCCCTGTTGAATCCGCGGGAAGAATTCCACGAGCAGCAAGCAGCCGCCGCGAACGCCGCGCAAGAGAGTTCGGCAGCGGGCGCGGAGTCGCGAAACCTCGGCTGTGAGGTCGCGGCGCCCGACTACGCCGATCGCGTGAAAGAGTTGCTCGTCGGCAAACCGGTCGACCTGAACGATCGCACCATCTTCAAGCGGTTGTCGTTGATCGCCTTCTTTGCCTGGGTCGCCGTCGGCTCCGACCTGCTCTCCTCGTCGTGCTATGGTCCGCCCGCCGCATTCGAAACCCTGGCCGGACATCACGAGCTGGCCCCCTTTCTCGCGCTGATGACGATCGGCACCGTGGGCCTGATCTCGCTCTGCTACGCGCGCCTGGTCGAGCACTTTCCGCATGGCGGCGGTGGGTACATCGTCGCGTCGAAGCTGCTCGGTCCGCGCTGGGGGGTCGTCTCGGGCTCGGCACTGCTGGTCGACTACGTGCTGACGATCACCGTTTCGGTCGCCGCGGCCGGCGACGCCATCGGCGGCATGTTCGGTGCCGAAGTCCTGCACTGGAAATTGCCCGCCGAGTTGGCGGCCGTCGTGCTGCTGATCGTGCTCAATCTGCGCGGGCTGAAAGAGTCGGTGATAGCCGTCCTGCCGATCTTTCTGCTGTTTCTCGTCACGCACGCGCTTTTGGTCGGTGGCACGTTGACGATCGGCCTGCCCGAGATCGGCGCCGTCGCCCACGAGGTCTCGACGGGCCTGACCAACAGCGTGCGCGATCCGCAGCTCGGACTGTTGGGCGTCTGCTTGCTCTTGCTGCACGCCTATTCGTTGGGCGCCGGCACCTACACGGGCATCGAGGCCGTCTCGAACACCATGCCCGTGCTGCGCGAGCCGCGCGTCAAAACCGCGCAGCGCACCCTGCTCTACATGGCCCTCTCGCTATCGATCGTCGCGGGTGGGTTGCTGCTCGGCTACATGCTGCTCGCGGTGAAACCGGTGGGGCACGAAACGTTCAACCACGCCCTGGCCCGGGCGCTAGTCGGCGAGGTGGGCCTGGGGGGCAGTTGGATCGGCTCGGCGTTTATCGGGCTGACGCTGCTGGCCGAGGGGGCGTTGCTGATCGTGGCGGCCCAGGCGGGGTTCGTCGACGGTCCGCGCGTGCTCGCCTACATGGCACAGGACTATTGGGTTCCCAACCGCTTTGCGAGCCTCTCCGAGCGGTTGACCGCACACTACGGTATCCTGCTGATGGGCTTCGCGGCCCTGGGGCTGCTGCTCTTCAGCGAAGGTTCGGTCGCCCTGCTCGTCGTGATGTACTCGATCAACGTGTTCATCACCTTCTCGCTGTCGATGATCTCGATGTGCCGCCTGTGGAACGGCGAGCGCCGCAAGGGGAACCCGCTGTGGCGGAAAAGGCTCGCGCTGTTCGGCTTGGGCGCCGCGCTGTGCGTCTCCGTGCTCGCCGTCACGATCGTGTCGAAATTCACTGCCGGCGGCTGGCACACGCTGGCCGTGACGGCCTTGTGCATCGTCGTCTGTTTCTTTATTCGGCGTCACTATGTCGCCGTGCAAGCGGAGCTGGCAAAGCTCGACCAACAGGCGCAGGACCTCGAAACGCCCAGCGGTGGCACGCTCGCGCCGATCGATCCCAGCAAGCGTACCGCCGTGATCGCCGTCAGCTCGTACGGTGGACTCGGCGTGCAGATCTTGCGCAAGGCCTTGCGGTTCCTGCCGGGTTACTTCGACAACGTCGTCTTTCTCTCGGTGGGAGTCGTCGATAGTGGCGTGTTCAAAGGCGAGGAGTCGTTCGAAGGACTGCGTGCCCATACGGCGGCATCCTTGTCGAAGTATGTCGCGTACGCGCGCCGCGCGGGGCTGCCCGCCACGTCGTACATGACGATCGGCACCGATCCGGTGCGCTGCCTCGAAGAGCTGTGCGTCGAAACGGCGAAGCAGTATCCCCATAGCACATTCTTTGCCGGGCACCTCATCTTCGGCCGCGACACCTGGCTGAATCGCATCCTGCACAACCAACTGCCCATGGCCATCGAACGGCGCTTGCAATATGCCGGCCTGCCGGTGGTCGTGCTGCCGATCAAGGTGGGGTAG
- a CDS encoding FKBP-type peptidyl-prolyl cis-trans isomerase, producing the protein MNVDSHRTMLRTVTLSLAAFFVVAMTAVAVAEVKPGPVDKDAPKEFSETKSGLKYRVLRKSEGAKPKATDSVTVHYKGWLDNGKEFDSSYARGEEISFPLNMVIPGWTEGLQLVGEGGMIELEIPSELGYGRRGAGNAIPPNATLHFLVELKKID; encoded by the coding sequence ATGAACGTTGATTCGCACCGCACGATGCTACGCACCGTTACGCTCTCGCTGGCCGCGTTTTTCGTCGTCGCCATGACGGCGGTGGCCGTGGCAGAAGTAAAGCCGGGCCCCGTCGACAAGGATGCCCCCAAGGAATTTTCCGAGACGAAGAGTGGCTTGAAGTACCGCGTATTGCGCAAGTCGGAGGGAGCCAAGCCCAAGGCGACCGATTCAGTGACGGTGCATTACAAGGGCTGGCTCGACAATGGCAAGGAGTTCGACAGCTCGTACGCGCGCGGCGAAGAGATCTCGTTTCCGTTGAACATGGTCATTCCTGGCTGGACCGAAGGGCTGCAACTCGTCGGCGAAGGGGGCATGATCGAATTGGAAATCCCCTCCGAGCTGGGTTATGGTAGGCGGGGCGCCGGCAACGCGATTCCACCCAACGCCACGCTCCACTTCCTCGTCGAGCTGAAAAAGATCGACTGA
- a CDS encoding sodium/solute symporter (Members of the Solute:Sodium Symporter (SSS), TC 2.A.21 as described in tcdb.org, catalyze solute:Na+ symport. Known solutes for members of the family include sugars, amino acids, nucleosides, inositols, vitamins, urea or anions, depending on the system.), translating to MLLAVENHLGTFDYVVVVFYFLAMLGIGLYFSGEQNSQEEYFVGSRSLPAFAIGLSIVSTLLSTITYLAAPGDMIQHGLAFATQFLALPFWLAIVLGIWIPFFMRYQLTSVYQYLELRFSYSLRVLGAGLFLLMRFGWVGMIVYTASRAVARMTSDVPERVQYLTGWEMSEHGWLICLMLSMGIVTTAYTFLGGIRAVVWTDVTQFLVMFGGALAAIGYVWLTTGSGPGAWWQQAQQMNRAAPVWFSTDWTLDRTVFLVCLNTFFWRICTHCGDQVATQRYFATSGVRDALRSNVIGAVGDFFMMLVLGMVGLALLGFFSPEINPEIARGEGPFGGQFDPNNPDDATQAFPAFIVSYLPSGIGGLIMAALFAAAMSSISSGLNSISAVVTVDFYRPWKAGPPNQTVELLVGRLTTIGAGLFMTVVAFLVATVIAADPQNQNIIDLSVKVFNLFLGPMASLFIVGIFVPRASGTAAALATLLGIVVALAICFWNDLARAWPDVLSIGGPSMLLVVPITTTATVLVACLLSWVMPVKDPRRIQGHTWWTRNELEPWSD from the coding sequence ATGCTGCTTGCTGTCGAAAATCACCTGGGCACGTTCGACTATGTGGTCGTCGTGTTCTACTTCCTGGCAATGCTCGGCATCGGGCTGTACTTTTCCGGCGAGCAGAACTCGCAGGAAGAGTATTTCGTCGGCAGCCGCAGCCTGCCGGCGTTTGCCATCGGGTTGTCGATCGTCTCGACGTTGCTGTCGACGATCACTTACCTTGCCGCCCCGGGGGACATGATCCAGCACGGGCTGGCCTTTGCCACGCAGTTTCTCGCACTGCCTTTCTGGCTGGCCATCGTGCTCGGAATCTGGATCCCCTTTTTCATGCGCTATCAGTTGACCAGCGTCTACCAGTACCTGGAGTTGCGATTCAGCTACTCATTGCGTGTGCTGGGGGCGGGGCTCTTCCTGCTGATGCGCTTCGGCTGGGTGGGGATGATCGTCTACACCGCCTCGCGCGCCGTGGCACGCATGACGAGCGATGTGCCCGAGCGCGTGCAGTACCTGACCGGCTGGGAGATGAGCGAGCACGGGTGGCTGATCTGCCTCATGCTGTCGATGGGTATCGTCACGACGGCGTATACCTTTCTCGGCGGGATTCGCGCCGTGGTCTGGACCGACGTGACGCAGTTTCTCGTCATGTTCGGCGGAGCCTTGGCGGCGATCGGCTACGTCTGGTTGACGACGGGCAGCGGCCCCGGCGCCTGGTGGCAACAGGCACAGCAAATGAACCGGGCGGCGCCGGTCTGGTTCAGCACCGACTGGACCCTCGACCGCACCGTGTTTCTCGTCTGCTTGAACACGTTCTTCTGGCGCATCTGCACCCACTGCGGCGACCAGGTGGCGACACAACGCTACTTTGCCACCAGCGGCGTGCGCGACGCCCTGCGCAGCAACGTCATCGGCGCCGTGGGCGATTTTTTCATGATGCTCGTGCTGGGCATGGTCGGCCTGGCGCTGTTGGGCTTCTTCTCGCCCGAGATCAATCCCGAGATCGCCCGCGGCGAAGGCCCTTTCGGCGGGCAGTTCGATCCGAACAATCCCGACGACGCGACGCAGGCCTTTCCGGCGTTCATCGTGTCGTACCTGCCCAGCGGGATCGGCGGGCTCATCATGGCGGCCCTCTTCGCCGCGGCCATGTCGAGCATCTCGTCCGGACTGAATTCGATTTCGGCCGTGGTGACGGTCGACTTCTATCGTCCCTGGAAGGCGGGCCCGCCGAATCAAACCGTCGAGCTCCTGGTGGGGCGTTTGACGACGATCGGCGCCGGCTTGTTCATGACGGTGGTGGCGTTTCTCGTGGCCACGGTGATCGCGGCCGATCCGCAAAATCAGAACATCATCGATCTCTCGGTGAAGGTCTTCAATTTGTTCCTCGGGCCGATGGCGTCGCTCTTCATCGTGGGCATCTTCGTCCCCCGGGCCAGTGGCACCGCGGCGGCGCTGGCGACGCTCCTGGGAATCGTCGTGGCCCTGGCGATCTGCTTCTGGAACGACCTGGCGCGCGCCTGGCCCGACGTCTTGAGCATTGGCGGCCCCAGCATGCTGCTCGTCGTGCCGATCACGACGACGGCGACCGTGCTCGTGGCCTGCCTGCTTTCCTGGGTGATGCCCGTCAAGGACCCACGACGAATTCAAGGGCATACGTGGTGGACGAGGAATGAACTCGAGCCATGGAGCGACTGA
- a CDS encoding exo-alpha-sialidase: MNRCPCNRYSPVFMGGLFLMALMPSLGLADRPSEAVSVDVKKIWDQGAHNAFTDLVRHQDRWYCVFREGQAHVSPDGAVRVLVSSDGADWESAALLGSPRGDVRDPKIVVTPKGQLMVVAAIAIPDGDQKIHQSVVAFSDDGRTWSDWHDVGDENFWLWRVIWHGDTAYGIGYQTRPEKSTRLYRSADGKQFDTLVETLFGEGYPNETGIVVGPDETMHCLMRRDGEKSSGQLGTSKPPYTEWTWRDTGTRIGGPQLLRLPDGRLVAAVRLYDGGARTSLCWVDPANAKITEFQVLPSGGDTSYPGLVFHDGKLWVSYYASHEGKTNIYLAKVVLPAAK; the protein is encoded by the coding sequence ATGAATCGATGCCCCTGCAACCGATACTCACCTGTCTTCATGGGCGGCCTGTTCCTCATGGCCTTGATGCCATCCCTGGGCCTTGCCGATCGTCCGTCCGAGGCGGTTTCCGTCGACGTGAAGAAGATCTGGGACCAGGGGGCGCACAACGCCTTCACCGATCTCGTGCGGCACCAGGATCGTTGGTATTGCGTCTTTCGCGAGGGACAAGCTCACGTCTCCCCCGACGGCGCGGTCCGCGTGCTCGTGTCGAGCGACGGCGCGGACTGGGAAAGTGCGGCCCTGTTGGGCTCGCCCCGCGGCGACGTCCGCGATCCGAAGATTGTCGTCACGCCCAAGGGTCAATTAATGGTGGTGGCCGCCATCGCCATTCCTGACGGCGACCAGAAGATCCATCAATCGGTGGTGGCCTTCTCCGACGATGGCCGGACGTGGAGCGACTGGCACGACGTCGGCGATGAAAATTTCTGGCTGTGGCGCGTCATCTGGCATGGCGACACGGCGTATGGAATCGGCTACCAGACACGCCCCGAGAAATCGACGCGCCTCTATCGCAGTGCCGACGGCAAGCAGTTCGACACCTTGGTCGAGACCCTCTTCGGCGAAGGCTACCCGAACGAGACGGGCATCGTCGTCGGGCCCGACGAAACGATGCACTGCCTGATGCGCCGCGACGGCGAGAAGTCGAGCGGCCAGCTCGGCACGTCGAAGCCCCCCTATACCGAATGGACCTGGCGCGACACCGGCACGCGCATCGGTGGACCGCAGTTGCTGCGCCTGCCCGACGGTCGACTGGTCGCGGCGGTACGGCTCTACGACGGTGGCGCGCGGACTTCGCTCTGCTGGGTCGATCCAGCAAACGCCAAAATCACCGAGTTCCAGGTGCTCCCCTCGGGCGGCGACACAAGCTACCCGGGCCTCGTCTTCCACGACGGCAAGCTGTGGGTCAGCTACTACGCCTCGCACGAGGGAAAGACGAACATCTACCTGGCCAAGGTCGTGCTGCCTGCGGCGAAGTAG
- a CDS encoding M48 family metallopeptidase translates to MNATSADSEPGETRVSADEMTPAELAEAKRYGRIHRNLSLLDKALDLAYLSVATFLLAVPVDRWLAESISSATVRLGMLYVIVILLHECLSLPLSYYSGYVVEHRFGQSNQTLRAWWWKHAKSFVLAMVFGGVLFTGLFWVIWLTGAWWWLVATGAFFLVSVVVGQLAPVLIMPLFYKIERIDHPELTSRMDRLAEGTGLSIEGVYRFDMSSETSGANAMLAGLGRTRRVIMGDTLLEGFTPDEIEVIFAHEIGHHVFAHIRKLIVSGALSSVAGFWLCDFALRAWVERVEGHAIDYATLPVYTLPLLMLSLGVFSLVVGPLHNIVSRRFERQCDRYALTRTGNRAAYTSAFRRLARMNKSDPCPDPIEVFLFHSHPPIAERLAMAEDP, encoded by the coding sequence ATGAATGCGACTTCCGCAGATTCCGAACCGGGCGAGACGCGCGTCTCGGCCGATGAGATGACCCCCGCGGAACTGGCCGAGGCCAAACGCTACGGCCGCATCCACCGCAACTTATCGCTGCTGGACAAGGCACTCGATCTGGCCTATCTCAGTGTGGCGACGTTTCTGCTCGCCGTGCCGGTGGATCGCTGGCTGGCCGAAAGCATCTCCTCGGCCACCGTGCGGCTGGGCATGCTTTACGTCATCGTCATTCTGCTGCACGAGTGTCTCTCGCTGCCGTTGTCGTACTACTCGGGCTATGTCGTCGAGCACCGTTTCGGTCAGAGCAACCAGACGTTGCGCGCGTGGTGGTGGAAGCATGCGAAGAGCTTCGTGCTGGCCATGGTCTTCGGCGGGGTGCTGTTTACCGGTTTGTTCTGGGTGATCTGGCTCACCGGCGCCTGGTGGTGGCTCGTGGCGACCGGCGCGTTCTTCCTGGTCAGCGTCGTCGTGGGGCAGCTTGCTCCGGTGCTGATCATGCCGCTGTTCTACAAGATCGAGCGGATCGACCATCCGGAGCTCACCTCGCGCATGGACCGGCTGGCCGAGGGGACCGGCCTGTCGATCGAAGGGGTCTATCGCTTCGACATGAGCAGCGAGACGAGCGGAGCCAATGCGATGCTTGCGGGCCTGGGACGCACGCGCCGGGTCATCATGGGGGACACGCTCCTCGAAGGCTTCACGCCCGATGAGATCGAGGTGATCTTTGCCCACGAGATCGGTCACCACGTCTTCGCGCACATTCGCAAGCTGATCGTGAGCGGCGCGCTCTCTAGCGTGGCCGGCTTCTGGCTGTGCGATTTCGCCCTGCGCGCCTGGGTCGAGCGCGTCGAAGGGCACGCCATCGACTACGCCACGCTGCCGGTCTACACGTTGCCTTTGTTGATGCTCTCGCTGGGCGTGTTCAGCCTGGTGGTCGGCCCGCTGCACAACATCGTCAGCCGGCGCTTCGAGCGGCAGTGCGATCGCTACGCCCTGACGCGCACCGGCAACCGCGCGGCGTACACGTCGGCTTTCCGGCGGCTGGCGCGGATGAACAAATCAGACCCCTGCCCCGACCCGATCGAGGTGTTTTTGTTTCATAGCCATCCGCCGATCGCGGAGCGGCTGGCCATGGCCGAGGATCCATGA
- a CDS encoding class I SAM-dependent methyltransferase, translating to MMLERVLEPEVMDSAQDALDYDSMDHATVNHVFADDFLSAHPDTSYVLDVGTGTARIPIEICHRDPVARIVAIDLAPSMLDLGQANIAIEGLAERIRLQLVDAKGLPFADAEFSAVISNSIVHHIPEPRGVLAEMVRVVRPGGLIFVRDLLRPPDRDTLEHLVEVYAGEANEHQRQLFADSLAAALSLDEARGMAAAVGIDPRTVAATSDRHWTLSAHKI from the coding sequence ATGATGCTAGAGCGAGTCCTCGAACCCGAAGTCATGGATTCCGCGCAAGACGCGCTCGACTATGACTCGATGGACCACGCCACGGTGAACCACGTGTTCGCCGATGATTTTCTTTCGGCCCATCCCGACACGAGCTATGTGCTCGATGTTGGCACTGGCACGGCGCGGATTCCGATCGAGATCTGCCATCGCGATCCGGTGGCGCGCATCGTGGCGATCGATCTCGCGCCCAGCATGCTCGACCTGGGGCAGGCGAACATCGCGATCGAGGGTCTAGCCGAACGCATTCGCCTGCAACTCGTCGACGCCAAGGGGCTCCCGTTCGCGGACGCGGAGTTTTCGGCCGTGATCTCGAACAGCATCGTGCATCACATTCCCGAGCCGCGGGGCGTGTTGGCCGAGATGGTCCGCGTGGTGCGGCCTGGCGGCTTGATCTTCGTGCGCGACCTGTTGCGACCGCCCGATCGCGACACGCTCGAACACCTGGTCGAGGTCTACGCCGGCGAGGCCAACGAACATCAACGTCAATTGTTCGCCGATTCGCTGGCGGCGGCCCTTTCGCTCGATGAAGCGAGAGGGATGGCCGCCGCCGTCGGCATCGATCCCCGTACGGTCGCCGCGACGAGCGATCGCCACTGGACCCTCTCGGCCCATAAAATATGA
- a CDS encoding acylphosphatase: protein MSSAESERREVFYSGRVQGVGFRYTTRRIAADYAVTGHVRNLPDGRVELVVEGASGELDRFLAALAAEMSAYISGAESRTSAPRGTYDGFDIRL from the coding sequence GTGTCATCGGCCGAATCCGAACGCCGCGAGGTGTTCTACAGCGGTCGCGTGCAAGGGGTTGGCTTTCGCTACACGACGCGCCGCATCGCCGCCGATTATGCCGTGACCGGCCACGTGCGCAACCTGCCCGACGGGCGCGTTGAGCTCGTGGTCGAAGGGGCATCGGGAGAACTCGATCGTTTTCTGGCGGCGCTGGCCGCGGAGATGTCGGCGTATATCTCGGGCGCCGAATCGCGCACGAGTGCGCCCCGCGGAACGTACGACGGCTTCGATATTCGCTTGTGA
- a CDS encoding ABC transporter permease subunit, with amino-acid sequence MLAPPVLIGVSSVWLTPIWLVGVGAAICGAALFAFYMLLKLTAPRLAAIALTTSKEAIAQPLFWVLIFVGIAALLAFPFVPYNTFGEDVKVVKDSGLTLIMVLAIVLALWTASISIADEIEGRTALTLLSKPVRRWQFIVGKFLGILGPVAIMFIVLGTLFLTSVSYKVVYDAREGALPEPTTWQCRAEMLQIVPGLVLGFLEVVVLTSISVAISTRLPMLANLLICSSIYVLGHLVPMLVNSSVGQFPLVQFMGYFIATILPVLDHFNVQAAVATGAQVPWSYLAWTLLYTVLYSTVALFVALIMFDDRDLA; translated from the coding sequence GTGCTCGCCCCACCGGTCTTGATTGGCGTTTCGTCGGTTTGGTTGACTCCGATCTGGCTGGTCGGCGTGGGCGCCGCGATTTGCGGCGCCGCGCTCTTCGCGTTCTACATGCTGCTCAAGCTGACCGCGCCGCGCCTGGCGGCCATTGCGCTCACCACCTCGAAAGAGGCCATCGCGCAGCCGCTGTTCTGGGTGCTGATCTTCGTGGGCATCGCGGCGCTGCTGGCCTTTCCCTTCGTGCCCTACAACACCTTTGGCGAAGACGTCAAAGTGGTGAAAGACTCGGGTCTGACGTTGATCATGGTCCTGGCGATCGTCTTGGCGCTCTGGACCGCCAGCATCTCGATCGCCGACGAAATCGAAGGCCGCACCGCGCTGACGCTGTTGTCGAAGCCGGTGAGACGTTGGCAGTTCATCGTGGGCAAGTTCCTGGGCATTCTGGGCCCGGTGGCCATCATGTTCATCGTGCTGGGGACGTTGTTCCTGACGTCGGTCTCGTACAAGGTGGTCTACGACGCCCGCGAGGGAGCGCTCCCCGAGCCCACGACCTGGCAGTGCCGGGCCGAAATGTTGCAAATTGTGCCGGGATTGGTGCTCGGCTTCCTCGAGGTGGTCGTGCTGACCTCGATCAGCGTGGCCATTTCGACCCGCCTGCCGATGCTGGCCAATCTGTTGATCTGCTCGTCGATTTACGTGCTGGGGCACCTGGTCCCCATGCTCGTGAACTCGTCCGTGGGGCAGTTTCCCCTGGTGCAGTTCATGGGCTACTTCATCGCCACGATTCTGCCCGTCCTCGATCACTTCAATGTCCAGGCGGCAGTGGCTACCGGTGCGCAGGTTCCCTGGAGCTACCTGGCGTGGACACTGCTTTACACCGTGCTCTACAGCACGGTGGCCCTGTTCGTCGCCCTGATCATGTTCGACGATCGCGATCTGGCCTGA